From Vicinamibacteria bacterium:
CGCCGAGCATCACGAGCAAATCGAGCTCGGCACCGCTGTGGGTCGCCCAAAAATACGCGTCACGAGTCCCGAGTAAATCGATGACCTGCTCGATGCCGAAGCCCTCCCACGATGAACCGAGCTTGGGATGGGCCTCCAAGTCTTTGAGCGTTCCAATCTGAAGAAGAGCATGCAAGATGCCAGAATCGCGCAAAAAGACCTTGGGAGATTTCACTTGTCTTTTGCCGATGTTCACGAACCACGGAGGGAGAACGCGAACCATGAAGGCGCCGGCGAGAATATCGAGGTAGCTTCTCGCGGTGTTCTCCGATGCGCCGAGTGATCTCGCGAGCTCTGCCGCATTCCAGATCTGACCGTGGTAGTGGGCCACCATCGTCCAGAAGCGCCGGAGGGTCTCGGCGGGTATCGTGATCCCCAACTGGGGAATGTCCCGCTCGAGAAAGGTGCGGACGAAGTTGTTGCGCCAATCCAGGCTCGTGGCATCATCGGTCGCCAGAAACGAGCGAGGAAACCCGCCGCGCGTCCAAAGTCGATGCTGACTCTCACCGCCCGTTTCTCCGAGGTCGAAGCCCGACAAATCGACGAAACCGATGCG
This genomic window contains:
- a CDS encoding ATP-binding protein, translated to MIIWGVLPRPDALARVERALKLYPAVALLGPRQCGKTTLARMIADRAPCEFLDLENPVDRRRLSAPMTALERLTGLVIIDEVQRLPELFQLIRVLVDRPASSATFLLLGSASPGLVRGVSESLAGRIGFVDLSGFDLGETGGESQHRLWTRGGFPRSFLATDDATSLDWRNNFVRTFLERDIPQLGITIPAETLRRFWTMVAHYHGQIWNAAELARSLGASENTARSYLDILAGAFMVRVLPPWFVNIGKRQVKSPKVFLRDSGILHALLQIGTLKDLEAHPKLGSSWEGFGIEQVIDLLGTRDAYFWATHSGAELDLLVMLGGKRYGFEFKYQDAPRRTRSKRIALEDLGLERLWVVYPGSREYPLDERIGVVPLATIPGLIDSMKTS